The sequence below is a genomic window from Anaerohalosphaeraceae bacterium.
CCTCCGCCCGACGGGCCAGACGCAGATTCCCGTCGGAATCCACCATCAGATTCTCCAGTTTGCCTTTGAGAAAATGTTCACTTTTGGAATGACGGGTAATCACCGAGGTAACGGCCTCTGCGGGGCCTGAAAGAACCAATCCGGCGGCCCAAACCGCCGTCAAAAACAAAAACGGCCTTTTTTCCATGCAATCTTCCTTTACGGTTCAACTTGGATGGGGACGGATATATTCCCGCTCGGAATCCAGTCCATTGATGTCTGCGTTTCTATCCAGTTCTGCAGGGGCATCGCCGGCGTAAAGCGGCGGTTGTCCTGCAGTAGAAGCACCCGGCTTGGGGGCAGGTCCGGCAGGTCCTGATGACGAATCGCAATCCCGCCCCGGCCCAGCAGCAGAACGGCGGTCAGCTGGTTGCGAGGGGTCCGGACGATGCGGCGGACCGCCTCGAGCATCGACGGCAGGTCTTCGGCCGTGAACTGATGCGGAGAGGCCTTCTGAAGGAAGGCCAGATATCCATCTCGGTCCAGCACCTGAAGCATATAGGTTCCGGCCTTCAGGTCCGACGGGAGAGGCAGATGAATCGAATGAATGGTTTTCTCTGTGCGGAACGACTCGAGTACTGCCCGAACGGTGACGGACTGTCCGGGCTTGAGTTTGTCATCGGATATATCCGCCGCCCAGATTTCGGCCGCTCGAGACCGCCCGGAAAACCGCAGCGTCAAATCGACCGAACGAATCGCGGCCGGCTGATAAGGATTGTTCATCAGAAGATTGGCAATCCCGGCAACCTCTGAAGCCGGGGCCATCGCATCCGAATCCGTGCTGCTGTTGGCAAACCGAATCGGCTGCTCGCCGTCGATTTCCACAACGGCCTGATAGTCCAGCGAATGCTCCCGCGGCAAATCTCCGAAATGGAGGGCTGCAGAGAGAATGGCCGCCCGCAAAATCAGCGGGGTCAGCATCGGATGAACGGCCACCCGGCAGTTGAATTCTTTGGTCTGCCCAAGGTCCGTTCGTTCCAGCCGGACACGAAGGGGAAACATTGGCGGCTCCTGCCCGATTCGTCCGACCACGCCGGCCGCCTGGTCCGATACGAGCGTTCCGAGAATCGGCCCCGGAGAGCCGAATTTGAACGAAATCGACCGACGGGCAATTGTCGTATGGATGTAGCCGGCTGCCATCGGCAGCTGAATAGCCCCGGTGCCCAGAAGACTGTGCCCGTATCCGTAGACCGTGTCCCCGACAACATCGGTGGCCGTTCCTATGGCGGCAATGGAAATATCCCCGCCGCACAAAACCACCGAAAGGACACCGCCGGGAGCAATCCGGTTCTGCGCCGAATCCTCCGACACCTCCGCAGCGCCGGCAAAAGCGGAAAAACCGAGTGACGCAAAAATCGGCTCAACGGAATGAACAGCGGAAGCGGAGGCCGACATTGACAGCGGCAGCTTCGTCCGGCGGCTGGAGAAGGTCCTCCCGAGCCAATCCAGGTAGCGCCGCTGGGCCTTTTCCGGTTCGATAAGGTCTTTCGGCTGCGGAGCCGGAGAAGGAACCGGTCCGATGGGGGCCGGTGATTCTATATTTAGCATATCCTGAATCGGGCGAACCAGATAGAGCGGCTCGACAGCGTCCGACCAGCCCGCCGCCAATGCACCGGCCAGCCGACCGTCCAGATACACCGGTGAACCGCTGCATCCCTGCACGGACCCGACCGTTTTGAACCGCTCATCTGTACCGACAACGAGGATAAAATCCGACCCGGGCTCGGCATTGCGGACAATACTGAGCACTTTCAGGGGGAATCGTTCTACGGCTGTCCCTTCCAGAACCGTCAGGCAGTACCCTTCCATCCCGGGTCGTACCTGCTCGAGCGGAATGTGTCGGCCGGGGTCCAGCATCCCCGAAAGAGCCGATGAACCGGTCCAGCCGAACAGAGAAAGTATTGCCGCAACCCAAACCTGCAGGGCTTTTCTCATCTTCTTAATCCTTAACATCTTCCAGTTGCCTTCCTTATTCTTACGGAAGGGAGTTTATAGTATGGGCAAAGAGTTCTTGCCTGTCAAAAGCAAACTTTTTATAATCAGCAGTTTTGGAAACCTTGGAATCGAATCAGCAGGCGGCTTTGAAGCCGGAAAAGCCGAATTAACCTGCGGGAAACCGGCAGCAGCCGAAGGCAGGAACAGGTATGGATGCAGAACATCGTCATGAACTAAAAACCAACGAGCTGGCGGAGTTTGTTGCGAATCTGCCGGAATACATCCGGAAGTATTCCAATCAGATTATCG
It includes:
- a CDS encoding SpoIVB peptidase S55 domain-containing protein — its product is MRKALQVWVAAILSLFGWTGSSALSGMLDPGRHIPLEQVRPGMEGYCLTVLEGTAVERFPLKVLSIVRNAEPGSDFILVVGTDERFKTVGSVQGCSGSPVYLDGRLAGALAAGWSDAVEPLYLVRPIQDMLNIESPAPIGPVPSPAPQPKDLIEPEKAQRRYLDWLGRTFSSRRTKLPLSMSASASAVHSVEPIFASLGFSAFAGAAEVSEDSAQNRIAPGGVLSVVLCGGDISIAAIGTATDVVGDTVYGYGHSLLGTGAIQLPMAAGYIHTTIARRSISFKFGSPGPILGTLVSDQAAGVVGRIGQEPPMFPLRVRLERTDLGQTKEFNCRVAVHPMLTPLILRAAILSAALHFGDLPREHSLDYQAVVEIDGEQPIRFANSSTDSDAMAPASEVAGIANLLMNNPYQPAAIRSVDLTLRFSGRSRAAEIWAADISDDKLKPGQSVTVRAVLESFRTEKTIHSIHLPLPSDLKAGTYMLQVLDRDGYLAFLQKASPHQFTAEDLPSMLEAVRRIVRTPRNQLTAVLLLGRGGIAIRHQDLPDLPPSRVLLLQDNRRFTPAMPLQNWIETQTSMDWIPSGNISVPIQVEP